In Rhodanobacter denitrificans, a single window of DNA contains:
- the gltX gene encoding glutamate--tRNA ligase: MTVRTRFAPSPTGFLHIGGARTALYCWLEARRRGGEFILRIEDTDRERSTEEAVQAILDAMHWLHLDADEGPFYQTQRLARYRQVADELVAAGKAYYAYESKEQIEAMREAAMKVGEKPRYNGYYRDRNEPFRDDPNRVIRFRNPTEGSVVFEDKVKGRIEIANSELDDLVIFRSDGWPTYNFAVVVDDIDMGITEVIRGDDHVNNTPRQINIYQALGAAVPEFAHLPMILDKEGKKLSKRTNSVSVMEYRAAGFLPHAILNYLVRLGWSHGDQEIFSRGEMIALFDIADVNKAASRFDTEKLAWLNQHYLKTDEPQSLAAEFAWHLQRAGIDASRGPAPVDVVVALRDRVHTLKEMAERAKIWYGPIVEWDDKAVAKHLKNDSAVAVLEVAKALLAEVEWQPAPIHQVIEQVAAQLALGMGKVAQPLRVAMTGTQVSPSIEHTIYLAGRDEALTRIDAAIAMARE, translated from the coding sequence ATGACCGTCCGCACCCGCTTTGCCCCCAGCCCCACCGGTTTCCTGCACATCGGCGGGGCGCGCACCGCGCTGTATTGCTGGCTGGAGGCGCGTCGCCGCGGCGGCGAGTTCATCCTGCGCATCGAGGACACCGACCGCGAGCGTTCCACCGAGGAAGCCGTGCAGGCGATCCTCGACGCGATGCACTGGCTCCACCTCGACGCCGACGAGGGTCCGTTTTACCAGACCCAGCGGCTGGCGCGGTACAGGCAGGTCGCCGACGAACTGGTCGCCGCCGGCAAGGCCTACTACGCCTACGAGAGCAAGGAACAGATCGAGGCGATGCGCGAGGCGGCGATGAAGGTGGGCGAAAAACCGCGCTACAACGGCTACTACCGCGACCGCAACGAACCTTTCCGCGACGACCCGAATCGGGTGATCCGCTTCCGCAACCCCACCGAGGGCTCGGTGGTGTTCGAGGACAAGGTGAAGGGCCGCATCGAGATCGCCAACAGCGAGTTGGACGACCTGGTGATCTTCCGCTCCGACGGCTGGCCCACCTACAACTTCGCGGTGGTGGTCGACGATATCGACATGGGCATCACCGAGGTGATCCGCGGCGACGACCACGTCAACAACACGCCGCGCCAGATCAACATCTACCAGGCGCTGGGCGCCGCGGTGCCGGAGTTCGCGCACCTGCCGATGATCTTGGACAAGGAAGGCAAGAAGCTGTCCAAGCGCACCAACTCGGTCAGCGTGATGGAGTACCGCGCCGCGGGCTTCCTGCCGCACGCGATCCTGAACTACCTGGTGCGCCTCGGCTGGTCGCACGGCGACCAGGAGATATTCTCGCGCGGGGAAATGATCGCGCTGTTCGACATCGCCGACGTCAACAAGGCCGCTTCGCGCTTCGACACCGAGAAGCTGGCCTGGCTCAACCAGCACTACCTGAAAACCGACGAACCGCAGTCGCTGGCCGCCGAGTTCGCGTGGCACCTGCAGCGCGCCGGGATCGACGCGTCGCGCGGCCCGGCGCCGGTCGACGTGGTCGTGGCGCTACGCGACCGCGTGCACACGCTGAAGGAAATGGCCGAGCGCGCGAAGATCTGGTACGGCCCGATCGTCGAATGGGACGACAAGGCGGTCGCCAAGCACCTGAAGAACGACAGTGCGGTCGCCGTGCTGGAGGTGGCGAAGGCGCTGCTCGCCGAGGTCGAGTGGCAACCCGCTCCGATCCACCAGGTGATCGAACAGGTCGCCGCGCAGCTGGCACTCGGTATGGGCAAGGTCGCCCAGCCGCTGCGCGTGGCGATGACCGGCACCCAGGTCTCGCCCTCGATCGAGCACACTATCTACCTGGCCGGCCGCGACGAGGCGCTCACGCGCATCGACGCCGCGATCGCCATGGCGCGGGAATGA
- a CDS encoding transcriptional repressor — MIQHEVKRLSHDAARNPHPSHPHHHDAKGFVRAVEHASEERGLRLTPLRKEVLELIAAAHKPVKAYDLLDQLREKHGNAAPPTVYRALDFLLENGFIHKLESINAFVSCHHPAEAHQVPFLICDTCSNAQEVCDERVAELIEAQAKAFGFRPQAQTLEVHGTCRHCRKS; from the coding sequence ATGATCCAGCACGAGGTGAAACGCTTGAGCCACGACGCCGCCCGCAACCCGCATCCGAGCCACCCGCACCATCACGACGCGAAAGGTTTCGTGCGTGCCGTGGAACATGCCAGCGAGGAGCGCGGCTTGCGCCTGACTCCGCTGCGCAAGGAAGTGCTGGAGCTGATCGCGGCCGCGCACAAGCCGGTCAAGGCCTACGACCTGCTCGACCAGTTGCGCGAGAAGCACGGCAATGCGGCGCCGCCGACCGTCTATCGCGCACTCGACTTTCTGCTCGAGAACGGTTTTATCCACAAGCTGGAATCGATCAACGCGTTCGTTTCCTGCCACCACCCGGCCGAGGCGCACCAGGTGCCGTTCCTGATCTGCGATACCTGCTCCAATGCGCAGGAGGTCTGCGACGAGCGGGTTGCCGAGCTGATCGAGGCGCAGGCGAAGGCGTTCGGCTTCCGCCCGCAGGCGCAGACGCTGGAAGTCCATGGCACCTGCCGGCATTGCCGCAAGAGCTGA
- a CDS encoding MerC domain-containing protein, translating to MDSEQANKTRWWHAADRVGAMASFLCAIHCALLPFVLALLPLVGLEFLADHRFERAFVLGACVLASLVLIRGYRRHQRSLPLRLAVPGLALLLLGVTYIDGPAPILHSVLVTCGGLLLAGAHFANLRLDSRNHALHVHGPQCAH from the coding sequence ATGGATTCCGAGCAGGCGAACAAAACCCGCTGGTGGCACGCCGCCGATCGCGTCGGCGCGATGGCTTCCTTCCTGTGCGCGATCCATTGCGCGCTGCTGCCCTTCGTGCTCGCGCTGCTGCCGCTGGTAGGGCTGGAATTCCTGGCCGATCATCGCTTCGAGCGGGCTTTCGTGCTGGGTGCCTGCGTGCTGGCCTCGCTTGTACTGATTCGGGGGTATCGCCGGCACCAGCGCTCGCTGCCGTTGCGGCTGGCCGTGCCGGGTCTGGCCCTGCTGCTGCTCGGCGTCACTTATATCGACGGTCCTGCGCCGATTCTGCACAGCGTGCTGGTGACCTGCGGCGGTCTGCTGCTGGCCGGCGCGCATTTCGCCAACCTGCGGCTGGACAGCCGCAACCATGCCCTCCATGTGCACGGCCCGCAGTGCGCGCACTGA